One part of the Lycium ferocissimum isolate CSIRO_LF1 chromosome 8, AGI_CSIRO_Lferr_CH_V1, whole genome shotgun sequence genome encodes these proteins:
- the LOC132067950 gene encoding large ribosomal subunit protein eL24-like produces the protein MVLKTELCRFYPGRGIRFIRSDSQVFLFVNSKCKHCFHNKLKPSKLTYTSMQKKDIALEAVKKRQCATKKPYSMSIVGATLEVIQKKRTERPEFRDAALHEIKERIKKTKDEKKSKKAEVMAMYQKARGKDNVSKGVAQKGHKVGGGGGKH, from the coding sequence ATGGTGCTCAAGACCGAACTTTGTCGTTTCTACCCTGGGAGAGGCATCAGATTTATTCGTTCAGATTCTCAAGTGTTCCTATTTGTCAACTCAAAATGCAAACACTGCTTCCACAACAAGCTGAAGCCATCCAAACTTACCTATACATCTATGCAGAAGAAGGATATTGCACTAGAAGCTGTTAAGAAGAGGCAATGTGCCACCAAGAAGCCTTACTCTATGTCCATTGTGGGTGCAACCTTGGAGGTTATCCAGAAGAAAAGAACTGAAAGGCCAGAATTTCGAGATGCCGCTCTTCATGAAATTAAGGAAAGGATAAAGAAGACAAAGGATGAGAAGAAGTCTAAGAAGGCAGAGGTGATGGCCATGTACCAGAAAGCTAGGGGAAAGGACAATGTGTCCAAAGGAGTTGCACAAAAAGGTCATAAAGTTGGTGGCGGCGGAGGAAAACATTAA